The Sporomusa termitida genome has a window encoding:
- a CDS encoding Bug family tripartite tricarboxylate transporter substrate binding protein → MGGCGEVEKVALPVQKYPEKPITVIVPFSVGGGLDMTARSLEKVSLQHLEQPLVIINKPGGAGVIGWNELAGASWDGYTIGIASIDMLLLSLYESTTYNYLTALAPIAQIASLPVVLVAKADQPWQTLDDLIIYARQHPGAIKLGHGGTGSFAHVLGEMFGYDAGIKINHVPFSGGGEMTAALLGGHVQLIFINPVSIKEHVKNGTVRVLAVSSDQRIPDPVFEQIPTFKEQGFDITLKNWHGIAAPKEIPVAVKNKLAERFKVIIADPEFKKNMDNIGMPVEYLGPEESQAKWITESQKLKKTLEQSGILEQIKAQKK, encoded by the coding sequence ATAGGGGGTTGTGGCGAGGTAGAAAAAGTAGCATTACCTGTTCAAAAATATCCCGAGAAGCCTATTACTGTAATTGTTCCGTTCAGTGTCGGCGGAGGTTTGGATATGACAGCACGTTCATTAGAAAAAGTGTCTCTTCAGCATTTAGAACAGCCATTGGTTATTATAAATAAGCCCGGTGGCGCAGGTGTTATTGGATGGAATGAATTGGCTGGAGCAAGCTGGGATGGTTACACTATTGGCATAGCTAGTATTGATATGCTATTGCTTTCATTATATGAATCGACAACTTATAATTATCTGACGGCGTTAGCACCTATAGCGCAAATAGCATCATTGCCGGTAGTATTAGTAGCTAAAGCAGATCAGCCTTGGCAAACACTGGACGACTTAATAATATATGCTCGCCAACATCCTGGGGCAATAAAACTTGGTCATGGTGGTACGGGGTCATTTGCACATGTCCTTGGGGAAATGTTCGGTTATGATGCAGGTATCAAAATTAATCATGTTCCCTTTTCCGGTGGAGGTGAAATGACAGCTGCGTTATTAGGCGGACATGTTCAACTTATATTTATTAACCCCGTTTCTATTAAAGAGCACGTAAAAAATGGTACAGTAAGGGTCCTTGCCGTATCCAGTGATCAGCGCATACCCGATCCGGTGTTTGAACAGATACCGACTTTTAAAGAGCAAGGATTTGATATTACGTTAAAAAACTGGCATGGAATTGCTGCGCCAAAAGAGATACCAGTTGCGGTTAAAAACAAGCTGGCAGAAAGGTTTAAGGTCATCATTGCTGATCCAGAATTCAAAAAAAATATGGATAATATAGGTATGCCTGTTGAATATTTAGGTCCAGAAGAATCACAAGCCAAGTGGATTACCGAAAGTCAGAAACTGAAAAAAACACTGGAACAAAGCGGTATATTAGAGCAGATTAAAGCCCAGAAAAAATAA
- a CDS encoding winged helix-turn-helix transcriptional regulator produces the protein MVDFESKYGKCPMYHTMSAVEGKWKWIILWEIYQAEVVRYNKLREALLPIAHKTLSKQLKELEASKLIHREQYNEVPPKVEYSLTNIGKTLIPILELMYQWGEKHINK, from the coding sequence ATGGTGGATTTTGAAAGCAAGTATGGGAAATGCCCAATGTATCACACAATGTCAGCAGTAGAGGGTAAGTGGAAGTGGATTATTTTATGGGAAATTTATCAGGCCGAAGTAGTAAGATATAATAAATTGAGAGAAGCGCTACTGCCGATTGCACACAAAACGTTAAGCAAGCAACTAAAAGAGTTGGAAGCAAGCAAATTGATTCATAGGGAACAATATAACGAAGTGCCACCTAAAGTTGAGTATTCATTAACGAATATAGGAAAAACCTTAATTCCTATTCTTGAGCTTATGTATCAATGGGGAGAGAAGCATATTAACAAGTAG
- a CDS encoding chemotaxis protein CheB yields the protein MRKSNSDDKTRSRQSGKQSAVTVAKAAGLVGIGASAGGLSAMLQLFESMPEKVGMAFVVIQHLDANKDSALADILSRATTMPVSVVRDDAVAQPNHVYVIAPGTELTVSHGVLTAAPQKSDVRRHTPIDSFLESLAMDEGNRAIGVILSGTGVDGSRGVREIKAVGGITLAQEPQSAEYDGMPRSTIATGMVDFVLTPAKIGAELSRIGQSLMITGPVAEAGELFPDEADELNRIIALLRKASGINFAEYKQLTIKRRILRRMVLLKIDRLGEYVVYLRQNGAELAALQQDMLINVTKFFREPLVFDTFKKVVFPSIISTAPANAPIRLWVPGCSTGEEAYSLAIALQEYLDDKAICRKIQIFATDINETVIDKARAGIYPKTIVADISPPRLSRFFVEVEQGYQISKAIRDICVFARQDIGQDPPISRVDLVSCRNVMIYFGPALHKRIFPIFHYALNPGGFLIMGASESVGVFADLFDLVDKKHQIYTKKSVATPMAVELSATEHAATVRSRSNDYPESFSGISLLDVQKEADRIVLGKYAPPGVIINSKLDIIQYRGRTGVYLEPASGMPSLNLMKMAREGLFAGLRAAIYQAKKENILVRKEGLHVLENGNSLQVNVDVVPINGSFQQGEYFLVLFQDAASQSRSNDVTLAREDSHQARATDEVLGLKQEVAATKEYLQSIIDQHEAANEEVQSSNEELMSMNEELETAKEELQSTNEELMTLNEEMGTRNMELNHINNDMINLLHSINIPVLILSGDLRIRRFNAVAKKVFNLIGADVERPIKSIKLNIDIPNLEQASLEVIDTLNSKEQEVQDRWGHWYSMQIRPYRTTDNKIDGVIITFADIDTIKKSLEVAREAQAYAEAIVETVRHPMVVLDAHLRLKTANKAFYQTFRLVPAETIGQSIFSKKDNRWNLSDLRTLLTDIVEHDTAFKDFAVSYDLPDIGWQKMLVNARRIVNPQNKAVLILMAFEIIAAQGGK from the coding sequence TTGAGAAAAAGTAATTCCGATGATAAAACCCGCAGCCGGCAATCCGGTAAGCAATCCGCTGTAACGGTAGCAAAAGCGGCGGGCCTTGTCGGCATTGGGGCCTCCGCCGGCGGTTTGTCAGCCATGTTGCAGTTGTTTGAGAGCATGCCAGAGAAGGTCGGCATGGCTTTTGTGGTGATTCAACATCTCGATGCCAACAAAGACAGCGCCCTGGCCGACATTTTGTCCAGAGCGACAACTATGCCTGTCAGCGTAGTAAGAGATGACGCCGTCGCGCAACCCAACCATGTTTACGTTATTGCGCCCGGCACCGAGTTGACCGTTTCTCACGGGGTGCTGACCGCCGCGCCGCAAAAAAGCGACGTGAGACGGCATACGCCCATTGATTCTTTCCTGGAATCGCTGGCCATGGACGAGGGAAACAGGGCTATCGGCGTTATTTTATCGGGAACCGGCGTGGATGGCTCGCGCGGTGTGCGGGAGATCAAAGCCGTCGGCGGCATAACTTTAGCTCAGGAGCCCCAGTCGGCGGAATACGACGGCATGCCGCGCAGTACAATCGCCACCGGCATGGTAGATTTTGTCCTGACGCCAGCGAAAATCGGTGCCGAACTTTCGCGGATCGGCCAATCTCTAATGATTACCGGTCCGGTGGCCGAAGCCGGCGAGCTGTTTCCGGACGAAGCAGACGAACTAAACAGGATTATTGCCCTGCTTCGTAAAGCCAGCGGCATTAATTTCGCTGAATACAAGCAGCTTACCATAAAACGGCGTATTCTGCGCCGAATGGTTTTACTCAAAATAGACAGGCTTGGCGAGTATGTTGTCTATCTGCGGCAAAATGGCGCGGAGCTTGCTGCCCTGCAGCAAGATATGCTGATCAATGTCACGAAATTTTTCAGAGAGCCGCTGGTCTTCGATACATTTAAAAAAGTGGTTTTCCCATCCATTATCAGCACTGCCCCAGCTAACGCGCCTATCCGGCTTTGGGTGCCCGGTTGCTCCACCGGCGAAGAGGCCTATTCCTTGGCCATCGCCTTGCAGGAATATCTGGATGATAAGGCCATATGTCGGAAAATTCAGATATTTGCCACCGATATTAACGAAACGGTTATCGATAAAGCCCGTGCCGGAATCTACCCCAAAACAATCGTGGCCGACATTTCGCCCCCAAGGCTCAGCCGCTTCTTTGTCGAGGTCGAACAGGGTTATCAGATCAGCAAGGCCATTCGCGACATATGCGTATTCGCCAGGCAGGACATCGGGCAGGACCCGCCTATTTCCAGGGTGGACCTCGTCAGTTGCCGCAATGTGATGATCTATTTCGGGCCGGCATTGCATAAACGGATATTCCCGATTTTTCATTATGCCTTAAATCCCGGCGGCTTTCTGATCATGGGAGCGTCGGAGTCGGTCGGCGTATTTGCGGATTTGTTTGACTTGGTGGATAAAAAACACCAGATTTATACGAAAAAATCGGTAGCGACCCCGATGGCAGTTGAGCTTTCTGCCACCGAGCATGCGGCAACGGTTCGAAGCCGCAGCAACGACTATCCGGAAAGCTTTAGCGGCATTTCTTTACTTGATGTACAAAAAGAGGCTGACCGGATCGTTCTCGGCAAATATGCCCCGCCTGGCGTCATTATTAACAGCAAGCTGGATATTATCCAGTACCGGGGCCGTACCGGCGTTTATCTCGAACCGGCGTCCGGCATGCCGAGCTTAAACCTGATGAAGATGGCCCGGGAAGGGTTGTTCGCCGGACTGCGGGCAGCCATTTACCAGGCTAAGAAGGAAAACATCCTTGTCAGAAAAGAAGGCCTGCATGTTCTTGAAAACGGCAATTCCCTCCAGGTCAATGTTGATGTTGTCCCGATCAACGGGTCATTTCAGCAAGGTGAATACTTTTTGGTGCTATTTCAGGATGCCGCATCCCAGTCTAGGTCTAACGACGTCACTCTGGCGCGGGAAGATTCGCATCAAGCGAGGGCTACCGATGAGGTCCTAGGCTTAAAACAGGAGGTCGCCGCCACGAAGGAATACCTGCAGTCGATCATCGACCAGCACGAAGCGGCCAACGAAGAAGTGCAATCAAGCAATGAAGAGCTAATGAGCATGAATGAGGAGTTGGAAACCGCCAAAGAGGAACTCCAGTCGACCAACGAAGAGCTGATGACCTTGAACGAAGAAATGGGAACCCGCAATATGGAACTGAATCACATCAACAATGATATGATCAATCTGCTTCACAGCATCAATATTCCCGTCCTCATTCTCAGCGGCGATTTGCGTATCAGGCGATTCAATGCTGTTGCTAAAAAGGTTTTTAACCTGATTGGCGCCGATGTTGAGCGGCCGATCAAGAGTATCAAGCTGAACATCGATATTCCTAATTTGGAGCAGGCGAGCCTGGAAGTAATCGATACTCTAAACAGTAAGGAGCAGGAGGTCCAGGACCGGTGGGGACACTGGTATTCCATGCAGATACGTCCGTATCGAACTACAGATAACAAGATCGATGGCGTAATCATCACCTTCGCCGATATTGATACAATCAAGAAAAGCTTAGAAGTTGCCCGGGAAGCCCAGGCGTACGCGGAAGCCATTGTGGAAACCGTAAGGCACCCCATGGTGGTTCTCGATGCCCACTTGCGGCTGAAAACAGCCAACAAGGCTTTTTATCAGACATTTCGGCTGGTGCCTGCAGAAACGATCGGTCAATCCATTTTCTCGAAAAAAGATAACCGGTGGAATCTTTCGGATCTGCGTACCCTGCTGACTGATATTGTGGAGCATGATACGGCGTTTAAGGATTTTGCGGTCAGCTACGATCTTCCCGATATAGGCTGGCAAAAGATGCTGGTTAATGCCCGCCGGATAGTAAACCCGCAAAACAAGGCGGTGCTGATTCTTATGGCTTTTGAAATTATTGCCGCACAGGGCGGAAAATAA
- a CDS encoding L,D-transpeptidase: MNNKVIVNLTTHRAYYYEDNQLIREYPVGSGKAETPTPPGSYEVIEKLIFDKPGEFDLGSRRLVLSSDKTCLHGSWDGPVEGYVSGGCVRMYNKDIEELFEKMEIGAPVVMLL; encoded by the coding sequence ATGAACAACAAAGTGATTGTTAACCTGACTACTCACCGAGCCTACTACTATGAAGATAATCAATTAATTAGAGAATACCCTGTGGGCAGTGGCAAAGCAGAAACACCTACCCCACCCGGCAGCTACGAAGTTATTGAAAAGCTGATCTTTGACAAACCAGGTGAATTTGACCTTGGGTCCCGGAGATTGGTTTTATCTTCTGACAAAACCTGTCTGCACGGTTCATGGGACGGCCCTGTGGAAGGATATGTTTCCGGCGGCTGCGTCAGAATGTATAATAAAGATATTGAAGAACTGTTTGAAAAAATGGAGATTGGCGCACCTGTAGTTATGCTACTTTAA
- a CDS encoding GtrA family protein, whose amino-acid sequence MLSRNRGLLNQFLRYFCVGGIAALVDWSLFYVLYLKLGYHYIAAAAGSFVLSVIVNFFLGREFVFKNQCKFNANIEALSILALNTTGLLLDLVLIFLAIELGDIYPMTAKIGATGLVFIWNFSLRRWWLYSC is encoded by the coding sequence ATGTTATCTCGAAATAGGGGCTTACTGAATCAGTTTTTACGCTATTTCTGTGTTGGCGGTATTGCGGCCCTGGTAGACTGGAGCTTATTTTACGTTCTTTACCTGAAACTTGGCTATCATTATATTGCTGCGGCTGCCGGCAGTTTTGTATTATCCGTTATCGTCAATTTTTTCCTGGGAAGAGAGTTTGTCTTTAAAAATCAGTGTAAGTTCAATGCCAATATCGAAGCATTAAGTATCCTAGCCCTGAATACCACCGGCTTATTGCTTGACCTGGTGCTTATATTCTTAGCTATTGAATTAGGGGATATCTATCCGATGACAGCCAAGATTGGGGCTACCGGCCTCGTGTTTATCTGGAATTTTTCGCTGCGCAGATGGTGGCTGTACTCCTGTTAA
- a CDS encoding glycosyltransferase family 2 protein: MLDIVVPVYNEGANIENLLKQIASHVKTEKRLTLIYDCEEDNTLPVVYKVRAKYNFPIHLKKNIYGRGALNAIKTGLHTFEGSIVLVLMADLSDSLDAVDLMYAKIVKEGNHLVCGSRYMKGGQQYGGPLLKKALSRLAGVSLHWATGIATHDITNSFKMYHKAVIESIQIESAGGFEIGMEITVKAYLNGYRITEVPASWQERTAGESRFQLLRWLPFYLKWYFLALCETWFSLNYVKFKQQDSNKNVISK, from the coding sequence ATGCTTGATATTGTTGTCCCGGTATATAACGAAGGGGCAAATATCGAAAACCTGCTAAAGCAGATAGCGAGCCATGTCAAAACAGAAAAAAGGCTTACGCTTATCTATGACTGCGAAGAGGATAATACTTTACCTGTTGTGTACAAGGTACGCGCAAAATATAATTTCCCAATTCATTTAAAAAAGAATATCTATGGCCGTGGGGCGCTAAATGCCATCAAAACAGGGTTACATACCTTTGAAGGCAGCATCGTGCTGGTGTTAATGGCCGATTTATCAGACAGTCTGGATGCCGTGGATCTAATGTACGCTAAAATTGTAAAAGAGGGCAATCACCTTGTCTGCGGTTCGCGGTATATGAAAGGCGGGCAGCAATATGGGGGACCGCTCCTTAAAAAAGCCTTGTCCCGCCTGGCGGGCGTAAGCCTGCATTGGGCAACAGGAATTGCTACGCACGATATAACCAACAGTTTTAAAATGTATCACAAGGCTGTTATTGAATCTATTCAAATTGAGAGTGCCGGCGGTTTTGAAATCGGCATGGAAATTACGGTAAAAGCCTATTTGAATGGCTATAGAATAACGGAGGTACCTGCTTCCTGGCAGGAACGGACGGCAGGAGAATCACGGTTCCAATTGCTTAGATGGCTGCCATTTTATTTGAAATGGTATTTCCTTGCCCTCTGTGAAACCTGGTTTAGTCTAAATTATGTAAAGTTTAAGCAGCAGGATAGCAACAAAAATGTTATCTCGAAATAG
- a CDS encoding NAD-dependent epimerase/dehydratase family protein: protein MKILVTGSAGFIAGYLVEELLQRGHSVVGIDNYSKYGPVEKSYDHHPRYQFVQGDVKDSHLLKELIADCDQVVAMAAMIGGITYFHEYAYDLLAENERITAATFDAAIWAYQHKKLRKINVLSSSMVYESTAVYPSPEGEQLRCPPPLSTYGFQKLACEYFAKGAWEQYQLPYTVIRPFNCVGTGERRAKNEKEILSGNVKLAMSHVVPDLVQKIIKGQDPLHILGTGRQIRHYTYGGDLAEGIALCIENEQAVNEDFNLSTPVSTTVLELAEAIWNKVNGDKPFRYLSDTPYVYDVQKRIPAVDKAKNLLGFEAKSDLNVMLDEVIPWIKEQVKTGNI from the coding sequence GTGAAAATCCTGGTTACCGGCTCGGCCGGCTTTATCGCCGGCTATCTGGTAGAAGAATTATTGCAACGCGGTCATTCGGTTGTAGGCATTGATAACTACAGTAAATATGGTCCGGTGGAAAAATCCTATGACCATCATCCGCGTTATCAGTTTGTGCAAGGCGATGTTAAGGACAGCCATTTGCTGAAGGAACTAATCGCCGACTGTGATCAGGTTGTGGCGATGGCGGCAATGATTGGCGGGATCACTTATTTTCACGAATATGCCTATGATCTGCTCGCAGAAAATGAGCGCATTACGGCCGCTACCTTTGATGCCGCTATCTGGGCCTATCAGCATAAAAAATTACGTAAGATTAATGTTTTATCTTCGTCGATGGTTTATGAATCTACGGCTGTTTATCCCAGCCCGGAAGGAGAGCAATTGCGCTGCCCGCCGCCGCTGTCTACTTATGGGTTTCAGAAGCTGGCGTGCGAGTATTTTGCCAAGGGGGCATGGGAGCAATACCAACTTCCCTATACGGTTATACGGCCCTTCAATTGTGTGGGAACCGGTGAACGGCGGGCTAAAAATGAAAAGGAAATTCTTTCCGGCAATGTAAAGCTGGCTATGAGCCATGTTGTCCCCGATCTGGTGCAAAAGATTATCAAGGGGCAGGATCCGCTGCATATTTTGGGGACCGGCAGGCAAATACGCCATTACACCTATGGCGGTGATCTGGCCGAGGGCATTGCGCTGTGCATTGAAAACGAACAAGCAGTTAACGAAGACTTTAATCTGTCAACACCGGTTTCAACTACGGTATTGGAGCTGGCAGAAGCTATCTGGAACAAGGTGAATGGGGACAAGCCGTTCCGCTACCTATCGGATACACCCTATGTGTATGATGTGCAAAAACGGATACCGGCCGTAGACAAGGCGAAAAACTTGCTCGGTTTTGAGGCTAAATCGGATTTGAACGTTATGCTTGATGAAGTCATCCCCTGGATCAAAGAGCAGGTGAAGACCGGCAATATTTAA
- a CDS encoding nucleotide sugar dehydrogenase, which yields MYDICVIGGCGHVGLPLSITLADRGKKVIVYDISTEAVHTVRQGTMPFHEEGAAGLLQKVLADGTLELSDSPAVISQSKIVIMIIGTPVDEHLNPNFQVMVDSVNQCMPYFRNGQTLILRSTVYPGISERVNDWLREAGLTMNVCFCPERILEGKAMTELYSLPQIISSFTPAGLQECRDLFGLLTTELVEVQPTEAELAKLFTNVWRYIKFAVANQFYMIANDYNLDFYKVYHAVTHRYDRARDLPKAGFAAGPCLFKDAMQLAAFNNGNFYLGHSAMLVNEGLPNYIVQKLKVKYLLNKMTVGILGMAFKGNSDDIRESLSYKLRKILQVHAGSVLSADPYVTDDSLLPQAEVIAQADILIIATPHKQYQGLDIPLNKVTVDIWNVLGRGGLI from the coding sequence ATGTATGATATATGTGTGATTGGCGGCTGCGGGCATGTCGGCTTGCCTTTATCCATTACGCTGGCTGATCGTGGCAAAAAAGTAATCGTCTATGATATCAGCACAGAGGCGGTACATACCGTAAGACAAGGGACCATGCCTTTTCATGAAGAAGGCGCCGCTGGCTTGCTGCAAAAGGTACTGGCTGACGGCACGCTGGAGCTATCTGATTCGCCGGCGGTAATTTCCCAGAGTAAGATTGTAATTATGATCATTGGTACGCCGGTGGATGAGCATCTAAACCCGAATTTCCAAGTGATGGTTGATTCGGTGAATCAGTGCATGCCGTATTTTCGCAACGGCCAAACCTTAATTTTGCGCAGCACAGTCTACCCGGGGATTAGTGAACGGGTCAATGACTGGCTGCGGGAAGCAGGCTTAACCATGAATGTCTGCTTCTGTCCGGAACGGATCTTAGAAGGTAAGGCCATGACGGAGCTATACTCCTTGCCGCAGATTATTTCATCCTTTACGCCGGCAGGTTTGCAGGAATGCCGGGATTTATTTGGCCTCCTGACAACTGAACTGGTGGAAGTGCAGCCGACGGAAGCCGAATTGGCCAAGCTGTTTACGAATGTCTGGCGGTACATTAAATTTGCTGTTGCCAATCAATTTTATATGATTGCCAATGATTATAACCTGGACTTTTATAAAGTTTATCATGCCGTCACACACCGGTATGACCGCGCCCGGGATTTACCGAAAGCCGGTTTTGCCGCCGGGCCTTGCTTGTTTAAGGATGCGATGCAGCTGGCTGCTTTCAATAATGGCAACTTTTATCTGGGGCATTCAGCCATGCTGGTCAATGAGGGGCTGCCTAACTATATAGTGCAAAAGTTAAAAGTGAAATATCTGCTGAACAAAATGACTGTAGGCATTCTGGGCATGGCATTTAAGGGGAACTCGGATGATATCCGTGAATCTCTGTCGTACAAATTGCGTAAAATCCTGCAGGTGCATGCCGGCAGCGTTTTGAGTGCCGATCCTTATGTGACGGATGATTCCTTGCTGCCGCAGGCGGAAGTGATTGCCCAGGCCGATATTTTGATCATCGCCACCCCTCATAAACAATATCAGGGACTGGACATTCCGCTCAATAAAGTTACTGTTGATATCTGGAATGTATTGGGCAGAGGAGGGCTAATATAG